ATGTCTCTAGATGCTATGATATTTACTGGTTAACTTACTAGTTATCTGTTTAGATTTCTCCTAAAGTCTAATTTTGTGGAATGAAACCTCTTCGAAACCAAATTTGTACTCAATTTGTATTTACCATAACAGGaagaaaagtaacaaaatttAGGCTAATTTTAAGGTAGTAACGTAGTCAAGTTCTCATAAACAGCTCGGCAAATCTTCCAGAGTATTGTTCATCAGAGCatgttttacttttgtttctaGGGAGATGTAAAAAACGACCAGCCGTGGCcctgtggcctaatggataaggcgtcggtCTCCTAAACCGAAGATTCAAGGTTCGAGTCCTTGCTGGGTCGAAACATCTTTTCGTAAAATTACCCTCATCCTTATCTTCTTCTCAACCATGTACTTGCTGGAATTATTCCTCATTTTTGCAGCAGGTCTCGCTTTCTATCGATTCCATCGATCTTGTTCTGCGTTATTTTCAGCAGTATTGGGATTGATCTGGGCATTACTATTGCTGAATTATTTGGCTGTATAACTTTAACGAGGACCAATTCTCGTAAAATATTACCTCTCATCCCTTGTGGATTCTTctaaatggattttttccgaGTAAAACAATCCATCACCTAGAAATTTCGGATGTTCCGTCGTTGGTACTCATGACGTGCGCTGTGTAGTGCTAAATAGTGATCTTGCAAATTGCCACTGTATATTTCCTGAATTTAAGAAGGGTCCcacggtttttttctgttaagcATCTTCTTGAACTGCAGCCAAGATTTGTTTTGATCCTCCTCTACTAACAGCTATAGTTTCACTGTTATCGACCTCACcagagattttaaaaaaatcaaattaatcaGTGTGATTTATCACTCtacaaaagaaattcaagcgatttttcaaactcaaagaaaaaatcattggCAAGTGCTTACTCTTCGTGCTaaatctatattatattatttgtaagCCGAATAAACTACTCGCTCTTTAcaatatacatatgtatgtgcaATAAGGATTGTGAGTATATTTGAACACCGTTTGATCATAGTTATCGATTTGATCTAAGGCTGACTACCTTTTCTGTTTGTTGTCTACGTCTCAATTGTGGCTAATATTTCTATAGGAAACACTTCCCGCCTTCTGAATTCCAATAGTTCGATATTCGACTGTATAGGATGGTGAACTATTTTCcccttgttgttgttttctttcgtcACAAAAATAGGAGCATgagtatttatgttttcttgttttgtccACCGAGATTTTAGTAagactttatttttgttctgacGTTTGACAACTTTGTATTTTTCGAAGGACGAACTTTGCATGACTGCAAAGACCCCGAAAATGATTCGGGGTCTTTGAAGTCATGCATGCCCCATTTaactcctcctctccatttcttttctattttctgcagcgagttcgattggagcgcgccaaccctgtgcacgcgccgcatcttccaggccattttttacgggaattaggaagaaatggacggaatcacccttctcgccataatctacgaccccatataggtataactcacctgaaactcgtaccacttcagattcctggggtgatgcctttaagcactgGTGCAAGAGCATAAGCCATTCCTTTATTCCATACATAATCGTATTTTCGTAAATATTGTATTTACAAACATGGATATACAACAATGTTCTCATGTCTGAGGAACGTTATATAGGAATCTCCTTAGTTCTGATACAGTACCTATCGAAATATCGATGCGAGATAGACAGAAGTTAATAAATTGGTTCAACCAAACCCGGTGAAAAACAGATGCGAAAAGTGGTCCTCATAGGGAAGGTTGCGCACccaaatcattcaaaaatgtcCAGATCCATACTAATATggttgaaaataagaaagaacacGATATATCAAGCACAGACAAGCTGCAAAGGCTGCAGTGGATGAGAGAAATAAGTTCAGTAACTACATAGCTCAGAATAAGAGAAGAAGGTTCAGTGAAGTTTTACGAAAACAACTATCGACCCAGCAAGGACTCGAACCTTGAATCTTCGGTTTAGGAGaccgacgccttatccattaggccacaggGCCGCGAGTTTTACTCTTGTAATCGTATATAGATACAAGAGCGTGGCTTAGTTTAACGAATAATAATTGTGAACAGCTGTTCATGAGATCGGAAGGTTATTATATCAGCGATAACCTCAAcgttgctgcttttttttctccctgtAAGGATAAATACGAAGTGCACGTCGTGTGCGCCAACGATGGAACGTTCTGTTAGTAccgcccatgttcgactgtctttgaatctcggcatgttgaaacgtagttttaaattgattttccttagctgtagccaagattgttattgatcgtctttatcaaacaacggctaacgtttcggcgctatcgccttcgtcagagcctggggaaaaaaatcaaagccattagtgattcatgctctcaagcgcctcatcaccctacagaaagcatccaaacgataggcaaactcaaacagcaacaaattGATTAGTGCTTTTTTAGTAACATATGTATTTTATGTAGAATGTTATGTCTACTTAATGCATTTCTTACTGTAAGTCTTCGCTTTATCACGTCTGCCTCATCGACTTTCTAAGTTTGAACTTGAATTCTACTTAGCAGTGATGTGCGTTGCAGTCACGTGATATCACACGTGAGTTCACCGCCTTGAAGGAATCATCTCaagaatttgaggtggtacggatttcaaatgggttatgcctatactgGGTCATAGAATGTgtggaagagagtgattctatccgtttcttcctgtatcagtggaaacggacggcctcggaatgctgtttcttatgacggcttatgttgcaatgcgcaacgtttgcgctccgCCCAACTTCGCCCcgcctgtgattcgtcgaaagCACATCCGGACGAATCGCCAGCGGCGGGCGGCGCAAGAGTGCCGCGCTGCAAtcgaggacgtcgtaagaacagcgttccggggttgtcCGTATCctctgatacagggagaaatggacggaatcaccgccctctccgtaatctacgaccccgtatacgaatactccacctgaaatccgtatcaccacagattcgtgtggAGCTTGCGAGTTCGTGTAGTCTCGTGCGACACCTCGTCGAGAAAAGACGATGTTCGACTGAGAGAGACTGCTCATCTCGTACGACCTGACGGTATGTCCCAAGGCACTGATGCAGTGTGATGGAGGTGGTAGCGTCCCATACGGGCTTTCCCGGAAGTGGAGACGGTTGTATTCATAGTAAGTGAGGGGTCGTGGAGAAGTCTCAGGGCTCCCTTGAAGTCTCCTCGTCAGAGCCCAAGCATAAGACTTTGAGGAGGTAGGAGTGACGCCGGGACGATTGGTACAGAGCTATCCTCGACGTAGAGCGTAGAGTAGAACTATCTGCATGCTGCATCAGACGAATCGCTCGGAGGAAAAGCCAAAGGGGTGAGGTTGCGCGTGattcccaatttttgcttCCGATGTTGCCCTCTAACATCGGAAGGGCGGGGGTGGGGGTGGGGGTGAAACTCCCCATCTGAAAATTCTGAATTACGAGTTAATTCACTCGGAAAAATCTGATTAGAAGAAATCACAAGAGGTAAACTGCATCAAATGTTCATAGGATGTTATGAGAAAACTGGTCTCCGTTATAGTTGTGCAACCATATCTATCAGAAATTTATTGTAAAATTTATCAAATCCACCAAAGTGGACCTAAAACTAGCGGGAAAAAATTGCATGTCAAGCAGATCGAAAGCAAGAATTGCTgcgtaagaaaataaattgagtAACTATATAGTTCAGAAGAGAAGGATAAGtgaaattttcccaaaaagcTTTTCGACCCAGCAAGGACTCGAACCTTGAATCTTCGGTTTAGGAGaccgacgccttatccattaggccacaggGCCACGTTTACACATTTTAGAATAATCTCTAAAAACCAGAGCACAGctcaaatttatgaaaaatactCTGCATGATAAGGGCAAATATTTATGGGACgttattatttaaatatttgattAAATTTTACTTAATTATGCagttttctattcttattttgtAGTTATATGTTAGATATAAACTGCATATCTGCTTTTCAAAGTTGGTTTGTCTTTTTAGGCTAACTTTTTAGAATCTGAACAAATAACTAATAAAGGTGTATTGTAGTGGAAAATGATCACCGTCACATTGGTGCTGCTGTCGGCAGTTCGATAGGTAAGATCTATGGGCGGTGGGTTAGGACCACTATAAAAGCCCTTGGGCTTCATAGTTGTGATACGTAGGGGTCTGTAGCGTTACCAGATTTAGCAAATGAAGTAagcactagccgatgtgttgttgtttgagtttatcgatcgtttgaatgcttttctGCAGGATAATGAGACACTTGAGAAGATCAATCACTGatggatttgattttttccaggctctaacGAAAGCGATAACGgggaaacgttagctgttaatagaGGTCAGTACAAATCTTGGCTatagctcaagcaaatccATAAAAGAGTCTTCGAGAATTTCTGTCCTCCAtgttaaatatttaaatattaaaataaaaaataaaataaataaataaaataaataaatgaaataaaataaaataaatataatatttaaatatgGTTCCGAGTGAGTTAGCAAAAACCTCCCTGAACATTTAAAACTCCTCTTCATAATTACcatgaaaaacaatttttgagtGTTGATGTGGAAATGACACCGCTTATTGCTTGAAATTGTACGACAAACGAgttctatttttgattttttaaattttttccccGCAATATTAGACGCTGATATTTTATGTAATAAATTGAAACTAAGAAGGAAAACACAAGCGCAAATGTATCcttatttcaacattttaaaaCGTGATCTAAAAGTGTGGGAATATCCTGTGATTTTCTTACCATTCACATTTCATTCTTCATATCATTAAACGTGTTGCTGTGGTTCTAATTCCTTAGAGCCAACGTATCACGTAGTTGACGATATTGGGATCTCCAGTGGTATAATATAGGGTTCAGGGTGTTGATTAAGATTATTGGCGTGGCCACGCTCAACTTACCcaaatcgtcctgaaaaacggcgtgggaaacctACGCATTACCTCTTAACGCACCGCGTACGGCTAGCCGTCTCTTATGCCGTTCTTCACTTGGAATTAGACATCAACTCAAGGCTCCTACTCATAATCTACATCCCAAACCCTTCATTGTCcaggagagatcccaacatcgtcaattttgtgatatgttgTCTTTAAATCTCCCTCAAATCATGttatagtctggtcaaaaccACATTGAGAACGGTACAATTGCGACAGTTTAAACAGctgttggaaccgaggtgggaccatcgcgaacagcAGCAATAGGTGGTGCCAGCACGGATTCCACCACGACCTCAACCACTACGCTACACCATGCCGaatcgagcgcagctgcttacgtaaccgtcatttcgttttgaaccCTACTACACATGTctgctattttcttttctgggctttcttgaattttaTGGAACTTTGAGACATCTAAAATAGAAGTTTGAAAAGGTAATTTTGAACCGTTAATTCTGTCAGTCCAATGTTCACAATGTGATTATTACGATTTTTGCAGATCTAGCAGACTCTCACAATTTATCCGGTTCTCTTGTTTTTGGAAAGGAATTTGAAAGTCACTTGTAAAATAAATCTTGCAAACTgtaaactgtaaaaaaaatgttcaaaaaaattattctgaatCTGGTCCGCACTAAAAGGCTGTGATTATCAATGCCAGTTTTTAGTAATGGGTGAAAATATAAACGCTCATTAGTAGAACCTTAGAGAATTTGCCCAACGTTCTCAGAAAAGCTCAAGGGGAcaggaaattttaagaaagagGAGTTAACTCCGTACTAGTTCTAAATTGTCGATTTATTccacaacaaataaaattgaaaaggttCATTAGATACCTCTGCAATATTCTCATCTTTGCAAATTTACATAACTAAACGACCTAACATCGAGAGAATGCACATGACaagataaaattaaatcatAACAAGagaattattataattttggCCTTGGTCGAGTTCCAGACTTCCCTAGCTCCGGATTCCCCAGAAGTGTATTGAAACGCATAACCAAGTCCATAGCAGGCATATTGTCAGTCTTAAAGTGAAGCTTCTTTCCATCTTCTGAAACCAGAGATCATGCAAAATGTTCCTATAAGCTCCAACTACAAATTCCTTACCTAACAGTGCTACAAAGAAGGGCGGTTGTCGATCATTTCGTATCTCTGCCGTGACTTTGACAGCTGGATTTGTCATACGGACCTTTGGACTTAGAATGCTATGCCAAAACGTCCTACAAATTAATAGGTCTTAGAAATTTAGCCAAAGAACGGTGTAAAAAGGAGCGAATAAATCAACTAAAAATATTGGGCTGAGGAATAAGTTGTgagtatttctttctttcaaagttaAGAAGGCAAATAAAATTGgaagttaaaaagaaaaaaaagcaaaattgttATATAACTTCTGATTGTCTTTTGTTGTCTTCTaactttttagttttgttggttctttttcatatttctttcaaacaactaAAGTGGAGGGtcaggtggaaaaaaaacctgctttGCTTTTGCATTCTATCGAGGACAAGGACGCTGAAGCTAAGATTGGTGATctgtataaaaaggaagaaatgcttgaaaaaaagtgaaatttgtcTTCGCACATCATGAATAGGTATTTTGAACACGAATTGAAAAACGGAGCACGCAGCGGTCGCCCACTagggaagatttttttaacaaGTAATTACTGCAAATTAGTCAAAAGTactttcattgttgttgttgttgttgtttctcttGCCATTACCAATTTCTTCGTCAGTCTGTACCTCTTTCCATACCGCATGGACTTTTCAGGTTTTTCCTTCAGGCTTTTATGGTTATTTCGATGCCCTTTCCTCCCTTTCCTTTCCCATAACTCACGGCTTTAGCATCTCGCTCAAATGCAAAAAGCAGGTGTCGAAAACGCTCCGTTTTGTTCGCTTGATGCTCCATTTTATTGAGCTGAGGGATTAGAAATCAATAatatctttctaaaaaaaaaagccacttCCATCTAGAGCAGAAGATTCTCTATCAGATTATGTATTTCGCCGtgtttttcgtttctatttccattttcaaaaaacataaaaaatactcACGACCTATTCCTCAACGCTATACTAGTCATTgtaaaaaaaccaacaacagTCAAAAGCATCTATGAAAGTTGCGAGAAGAAAGTAATGAAATTTGTGATTTGATAGGTAGCATCATCACATCACGATAGCTCCTCTATTCGAATTCCGAAAACCACTTCAGAATTCACGTGgattgaataaatgaaagcaTAGGTGCAATAGgaagaagccggaccctcctcaagtgaagggggttcagctcatgggttgcagctcaagtgaagggggtcctttcgccaaccgtttaaaagtgaaggaggtcctttacttaaaaaatgaagggggtcagagcacccgcttcgactatcgcatctatgaatgtaagtagtttttttttttcagatactaACTACTGCAAGTGAAGAAATGGTTCACCAAAACAAATCTATGAAAGTATTCCACAGATTTGTTTCGATTCGGTTCAAGTACTGGAAGTGAACTATTCTTCACTTCCAGTGCTTGAacctgttttccttttaaggaaaagaaatacaaacactGAAGGTAACGAGTGGttcaaaggaaaacaaaaaaaaactgcaagcTCACCTGATTGATAGATTCCCTGGATAGAGAGGATCAAGCGAAATATTGACTGATTTCACAGACTTCAAATCAAGCGCTCTTATAGCGAGAGCAAGCCGTTCCTGAGGTCTCCATCGGACCCCGTAACGAATACGTTGCCACATTTGGCACATCTGAAATCTCATTAATTGCGCTGGCTACAAAGCCTTTACAGATAAGATATAGATTATCCTCGCGCTGCACAtggtagagaaaaaaaaagaaacaaagaaagaaacaaagcaagaaaaaaagaaaagaactaagAAAAGTCTTCGTGTTCTTATTTATGTAAATACATCGAACAATATGTACATATGGGCCGATCACATTGTAAGAGTACTCGACGATATATGGATAAGGAAAACGTTAGAGTGGATCCAAGATATGCTAAATGGTGTCGAACGAGAGACTGATAACGAGATGGGATGATGTGTTCGCAGCACAGAAAGATCAGCTGAGAGCTCGGAGGGGAACAGCTCAATCGGTGATGAAAGGCCATCTGAATGAATAATTAAGTCAGGATTTCAATTTCTCCTTCCTTAAAGCAGTTGATTATCTAAAGGTGagcaaaattatcaaaaattgcACCTCTCATAAGGATAACACGACATGACATATAGTCATTCCAAAAAGAGGTAACGAAAACTGGCCATCTGAATAAGAATTGGTAGAGAACATAGCTCGCCCATACCTCTGGGGATTTGTCACTCATATTGAACTCCATCTCTAATTTCAGTATCAGCAGAGTTTTCTGGTCCGAGGCATAGCGCAGCAAcatttttatcctctatctATATCTTTCTTTATCGTAGCTACAATAGAAGTACGTTTGAAGCACAGAATTATTGTTTCACTAATTATTGTCCTTATGTCATTCCCAACGTGGTCTAGTTCTAGCATGTCCCCAGTGGACGAACTC
This is a stretch of genomic DNA from Necator americanus strain Aroian chromosome II, whole genome shotgun sequence. It encodes these proteins:
- a CDS encoding hypothetical protein (NECATOR_CHRII.G4821.T1), with protein sequence MWQRIRYGVRWRPQERLALAIRALDLKSVKSVNISLDPLYPGNLSIRTFWHSILSPKVRMTNPAVKVTAEIRNDRQPPFFVALLEDGKKLHFKTDNMPAMDLVMRFNTLLGNPELGKSGTRPRPKL
- a CDS encoding hypothetical protein (NECATOR_CHRII.G4821.T3); the protein is MLLRYASDQKTLLILKLEMEFNMSDKSPEMAFHHRLSCSPPSSQLIFLCCEHIIPSRYQSLMCQMWQRIRYGVRWRPQERLALAIRALDLKSVKSVNISLDPLYPGNLSIRTFWHSILSPKVRMTNPAVKVTAEIRNDRQPPFFVALLEDGKKLHFKTDNMPAMDLVMRFNTLLGNPELGKSGTRPRPKL
- a CDS encoding hypothetical protein (NECATOR_CHRII.G4821.T2) → MLLRYASDQKTLLILKLEMEFNMSDKSPEMAFHHRLSCSPPSSQLIFLCCEHIIPSRYQSLVRHHLAYLGSTLTFSLSIYRRVLLQCDRPICTYCSMYLHK